A region from the Parcubacteria group bacterium genome encodes:
- a CDS encoding dolichyl-phosphate beta-glucosyltransferase — MSEKIYLSVVIPAYKESKRIGINLEECEKYFKDKKYSYEIVVVVDGSPDDTAEVARSYASRFENFRVIENKDNHGKGYVVRQGLLEAVGEYRLFFDADGSTSINHLDAFLPEFEKGYDVVMGSRDIEGAHIQVHQAKWKELFGDTGNWAIRITLGLWGYPDTQCGFKMLSAKAAEAVASRMVVDRFGFDFELVMLAKKLGFKIKQMPVSWMNEAGSTVSLTGPNGYFQVLWDLFKTRMRLWGGKYKIKK, encoded by the coding sequence ATGAGTGAAAAAATCTATCTTTCTGTTGTGATTCCGGCGTACAAAGAAAGCAAGCGGATTGGAATAAATCTGGAAGAATGTGAAAAATACTTCAAGGATAAAAAATATAGCTATGAGATTGTCGTTGTCGTAGACGGATCGCCGGATGATACTGCGGAAGTGGCGCGCAGTTATGCCAGTAGATTTGAAAATTTTAGAGTAATTGAAAACAAGGATAATCACGGAAAGGGTTATGTTGTGAGACAAGGGCTCTTGGAAGCAGTGGGAGAATATCGTTTATTTTTCGATGCAGATGGTTCAACGTCCATCAATCATCTGGATGCATTTTTGCCAGAATTTGAAAAAGGATATGACGTAGTGATGGGTTCGCGTGACATTGAAGGAGCGCATATTCAAGTCCATCAGGCAAAGTGGAAGGAATTATTCGGAGACACGGGAAATTGGGCGATTAGAATTACGTTGGGACTTTGGGGTTATCCAGATACACAATGCGGGTTTAAGATGCTCAGCGCTAAGGCGGCCGAGGCGGTGGCGAGTCGGATGGTGGTTGATCGTTTTGGATTTGATTTTGAACTGGTAATGCTTGCGAAGAAGCTGGGCTTCAAGATTAAGCAAATGCCAGTGAGCTGGATGAATGAAGCTGGATCAACGGTAAGCCTTACCGGACCAAATGGCTATTTTCAGGTACTTTGGGATTTATTTAAAACAAGGATGAGACTCTGGGGTGGAAAATACAAAATCAAAAAATAA
- the galT gene encoding galactose-1-phosphate uridylyltransferase produces MENEKNKTKPTELRQDLITGDWVVVSTIRAKRPDEFAKKEADGESECDVANCLFCDPTASGQEKDVLLYGNNENDWSLRVFPNKFPAFSRPTGGQINHKEEGPYFKMDSVGYHEVVVTRDHKKHIGRMDPIMVAEVLDAYQSRYIDLMNKKSVNYVDIFHNHGKRAGASIPHPHSQLMAIPVVSPYVDSELDGAEIYYKANKHCVYCAMLEWEREHGKRIVFENEEFIVFCPFASRSNFEMWVIPKKHKPYFERTTEEEKMAGGEALQKAIYKLDKALNNPDFNFYIHTSPCDGKDYPHYHWHIEILPKLNIWAGFEISTGIEIVTITPEDAAEYLRGM; encoded by the coding sequence TTGGAAAACGAAAAAAACAAAACAAAACCAACAGAGTTGCGCCAAGATTTGATCACCGGGGATTGGGTGGTGGTTTCGACGATCCGTGCTAAACGGCCGGATGAGTTTGCCAAGAAAGAAGCGGACGGCGAAAGTGAATGTGATGTCGCCAACTGTCTCTTTTGTGACCCAACTGCTTCTGGTCAAGAAAAGGACGTTTTGCTCTATGGAAACAATGAGAATGATTGGAGTCTGCGTGTTTTTCCCAACAAGTTTCCGGCATTTTCTCGGCCGACTGGCGGACAAATTAATCACAAAGAAGAAGGCCCTTATTTCAAGATGGATAGTGTGGGTTATCACGAAGTGGTTGTGACCAGAGATCACAAAAAGCACATCGGGCGGATGGATCCGATTATGGTAGCGGAAGTGCTCGATGCCTATCAATCACGTTACATTGATCTGATGAATAAAAAGTCGGTCAATTACGTCGACATTTTTCACAATCATGGGAAGAGGGCGGGCGCTTCGATTCCGCATCCACATTCGCAACTGATGGCTATCCCGGTCGTTTCTCCCTATGTAGATTCGGAGCTGGATGGAGCGGAAATTTATTACAAGGCGAATAAACATTGTGTCTATTGCGCTATGCTAGAATGGGAGCGGGAACATGGGAAGCGGATTGTGTTTGAGAATGAGGAATTTATCGTCTTTTGTCCCTTTGCCTCACGGTCTAATTTCGAAATGTGGGTGATACCTAAAAAACATAAACCCTATTTTGAAAGAACGACGGAAGAGGAGAAAATGGCGGGAGGAGAGGCCTTACAAAAAGCAATTTATAAGTTAGACAAAGCACTAAACAATCCTGATTTTAATTTTTATATACACACATCACCGTGTGACGGAAAAGATTATCCGCATTATCATTGGCATATCGAAATTTTGCCGAAACTGAATATCTGGGCGGGATTCGAAATTTCAACCGGGATTGAGATTGTTACGATTACGCCGGAAGATGCCGCGGAATACTTAAGGGGAATGTAA
- a CDS encoding small multi-drug export protein, which produces MHEMIIGWFTGFPKELAIFLISAIPVTELRAALPLAYTVYGMGAFWSWFYAVAGTFFTMIVIVLALDPIAKVLSTYIKLFKVFFDWLFEHTRKRAGGKMEKYGAWAIFILAATPIPLLGGMTGALAAFIFNVPLKKSLPLLLFGTMVSGAIILGITVYFN; this is translated from the coding sequence ATGCACGAAATGATTATTGGCTGGTTTACCGGCTTTCCTAAGGAACTGGCAATATTTCTTATCTCGGCCATTCCTGTGACTGAACTGCGTGCGGCGTTGCCATTGGCTTATACTGTCTATGGAATGGGTGCTTTTTGGTCTTGGTTCTATGCCGTGGCGGGCACCTTTTTTACTATGATAGTGATTGTTTTAGCACTTGATCCGATCGCAAAAGTTTTATCCACGTACATAAAATTATTTAAAGTTTTTTTTGATTGGTTGTTTGAGCACACGCGAAAGCGTGCCGGGGGAAAGATGGAAAAATATGGAGCTTGGGCGATTTTTATTCTGGCGGCCACTCCAATCCCGCTGCTTGGCGGAATGACAGGGGCGTTAGCTGCTTTCATTTTTAATGTTCCATTGAAAAAATCATTGCCCCTTTTACTTTTTGGCACGATGGTTTCCGGTGCGATTATTTTAGGAATAACTGTTTATTTTAACTAA
- the tpiA gene encoding triose-phosphate isomerase, translating into MKRIIIGNLKMNIVSIQERDQYLKSFKKELLEKKLVNTEIVLCPPVIHLESFKKVLGKKVILGGQNCFWEDKGSYTGEISPLMLKNFDCDYVIIGHSERRKYFGENNQSINQKILASLKNGLSPIICVGETKAERQSGETMRVITKQVKEAFAGVASGKLEKIVVAYEPVWSVGSDAIPTSNEIMEAKVLIQKILSQNFSKGYVEKLRIVYGGSVSAKTVKQACVDSGMEGALIGRESLTPRDFLKIVKIING; encoded by the coding sequence ATGAAAAGAATAATTATAGGTAATCTAAAAATGAATATCGTTTCTATTCAGGAACGAGACCAATATTTGAAATCGTTTAAAAAAGAATTGCTGGAAAAGAAGTTAGTCAATACGGAAATTGTGCTTTGTCCGCCAGTAATTCATCTGGAAAGTTTTAAAAAAGTGCTTGGTAAAAAAGTTATTCTAGGTGGTCAGAATTGTTTTTGGGAAGATAAAGGCTCATACACTGGAGAGATTTCTCCTTTGATGCTCAAGAATTTTGATTGTGACTACGTAATTATTGGGCACAGCGAACGGCGGAAATATTTCGGGGAAAATAATCAATCAATTAATCAAAAGATTTTGGCCAGTCTCAAAAATGGCCTTAGCCCGATAATCTGTGTGGGCGAAACGAAAGCGGAAAGGCAGTCTGGTGAAACGATGCGCGTGATTACCAAACAAGTCAAGGAAGCGTTCGCGGGAGTGGCTTCGGGAAAGTTGGAAAAAATAGTCGTAGCCTATGAACCAGTTTGGTCCGTTGGGTCAGATGCGATTCCAACCAGCAATGAAATTATGGAAGCGAAAGTTTTGATCCAAAAAATTCTTTCACAGAATTTTTCCAAGGGCTATGTTGAAAAATTAAGAATAGTCTATGGCGGATCGGTCAGTGCGAAAACCGTTAAGCAAGCTTGTGTCGACAGTGGAATGGAAGGAGCACTGATTGGGAGAGAGTCATTGACACCGAGGGATTTTTTGAAAATAGTAAAAATAATAAACGGATAA
- a CDS encoding class II fructose-bisphosphate aldolase, with protein sequence MITSVKEILTKAKKGGYAVGAFNTVNLETTRAIVEAAQEMRSPVIIQVTEKTMEYAGGRGIFHLIKNDAQFYAPEIPIGIHLDHGKSFEIVERAVAIGFTSVMYDGSRKVFADNLEVTRKVVGFCHENGVDVQGELGNVPYLGEAQMGEIDWDEYMTDPMQAKTFVDETGIDALAVAIGNAHGFLKERAQPDFDRMEMINKNINIPFILHGASDWENGRVVSAIKNGISCFNVDTAIRIAFVNNLINSVNEQGELGFDLRKLLGGARDAVKETVKYKIKIFGSDGKA encoded by the coding sequence ATGATTACATCAGTCAAGGAAATCCTAACTAAAGCCAAAAAGGGTGGGTATGCCGTGGGTGCCTTTAATACAGTAAATTTGGAAACGACGCGGGCGATTGTGGAGGCGGCTCAAGAGATGCGTTCCCCAGTCATTATCCAAGTTACGGAAAAAACGATGGAGTATGCGGGAGGTCGGGGAATTTTTCATCTGATAAAAAATGATGCACAGTTTTATGCGCCGGAAATTCCAATTGGAATCCATCTTGATCACGGAAAAAGTTTTGAAATAGTCGAGCGGGCAGTGGCGATCGGGTTTACCTCTGTGATGTATGACGGTTCGCGCAAGGTTTTTGCGGATAATTTGGAAGTTACTAGGAAAGTGGTCGGCTTTTGTCATGAAAATGGCGTGGATGTTCAGGGTGAATTGGGTAATGTGCCTTATTTAGGTGAAGCGCAGATGGGGGAAATTGATTGGGACGAGTATATGACTGATCCGATGCAGGCAAAAACGTTTGTGGATGAGACAGGAATTGATGCTTTGGCAGTGGCAATCGGTAATGCACATGGATTTCTCAAGGAAAGAGCGCAGCCGGATTTTGATCGGATGGAAATGATAAATAAGAATATCAACATCCCTTTTATTTTGCATGGAGCGTCGGATTGGGAAAATGGACGAGTTGTGAGTGCGATTAAAAATGGTATCAGCTGTTTTAATGTGGACACAGCCATTCGAATCGCCTTTGTGAATAATCTGATCAATTCGGTCAATGAGCAAGGAGAACTGGGTTTTGATCTGCGAAAGCTGTTGGGTGGTGCGAGGGACGCGGTGAAGGAAACAGTGAAATATAAGATTAAAATTTTTGGCAGTGATGGGAAGGCCTAA
- a CDS encoding NAD(P)H-dependent oxidoreductase subunit E: protein MQKFLTIEKILLEFDPELKNILPALKKVNANFGYVGEKEAGVVAQYFELPLAKVYETASFYDLLQTKNPPILAIKVCSGSDCSLERSGVIIQEIENYFHIKVGDEFNLKVRLEKISCLGRCGEGPIMVVNGKVYEKVTASGVHRILGEWS, encoded by the coding sequence ATGCAAAAGTTTTTGACCATAGAAAAGATATTGCTCGAGTTTGACCCGGAACTGAAAAACATACTTCCAGCGTTAAAAAAGGTTAATGCTAATTTTGGTTATGTCGGAGAAAAAGAAGCCGGAGTTGTGGCCCAATATTTTGAGTTACCGCTGGCTAAGGTGTATGAAACGGCCAGTTTTTATGATTTGCTCCAGACGAAAAATCCGCCAATTCTAGCTATCAAGGTTTGCTCGGGAAGTGATTGCAGCCTGGAGCGATCAGGCGTAATCATTCAAGAGATTGAAAATTATTTTCACATCAAGGTTGGGGACGAATTTAATCTAAAGGTGCGCTTGGAAAAAATTAGTTGTTTGGGGCGTTGCGGTGAAGGGCCGATTATGGTTGTGAATGGAAAAGTTTATGAAAAAGTGACGGCGAGCGGGGTGCATCGGATTTTGGGGGAATGGAGCTGA